A section of the Spirosoma pollinicola genome encodes:
- a CDS encoding Na+/H+ antiporter has product MQSIEIITGLLGVTTLLAVIARRLRISYPILLVITGLLIGWIPGLPPVILSPDVVFLIFLPPLLYASAWQIDNVELKLYSRSVSFLAVGLVLFTSTVVAVVAHMWIPGFSWSQGYLLGAIIAPPDAVAASSVTRGLSIPKRITTVLEGESLVNDATSLIIYRYGLVAILTSQFVLWEAGLEFVGIALASVALGLVIGWVMLRVHRAISKDTVTNTALTLLIPYGSYLIAEELDISGVLVVVTAGLYISALSNSVFTYQSRLQTNSVWAVVVFLLNGLVFILIGLQLPTIVSELNGYTLPQAVTYAGLISAVAIICRIVWVFPGAYVPRWLSKGIRKREAKPTWQQVSVISWAGMRGVVSLAGALALPLTLPNGEPFPGRDLILFITFGVIFCTLVLQGLTLPVLIDELKVREVVDGKQEERRLRRKMAQQAITHLEANHSAGTVHDDVLSYVKNTYELRINELNGMIRANTTAERPAELYQQAIRLQLELLSIERTVLNEQRRDSLLDDDVLRKLEQELDLEAARLSLVQPVE; this is encoded by the coding sequence ATGCAATCAATCGAAATCATAACCGGTTTGCTTGGTGTAACAACCTTACTGGCAGTCATTGCCCGTAGACTGCGTATCTCATACCCGATCTTACTGGTCATAACCGGCCTGTTGATTGGGTGGATACCCGGTTTGCCGCCCGTTATCCTGTCGCCTGATGTTGTTTTCCTGATTTTTCTACCCCCATTACTATACGCTTCTGCCTGGCAAATTGATAATGTTGAGTTAAAGCTCTATAGTCGTTCGGTATCGTTTCTGGCGGTTGGTCTGGTGCTGTTTACCTCAACGGTCGTGGCCGTAGTGGCCCATATGTGGATTCCGGGCTTCTCCTGGTCGCAAGGGTATTTGCTGGGCGCTATTATTGCTCCCCCTGACGCCGTCGCTGCGTCATCAGTTACCAGGGGGCTGAGTATTCCGAAGCGGATAACCACTGTGCTGGAAGGCGAAAGTCTCGTAAACGACGCCACCAGCCTGATTATTTATCGCTATGGACTGGTGGCCATTTTAACCAGTCAGTTTGTGTTATGGGAAGCCGGTCTTGAGTTTGTTGGTATTGCACTGGCCAGTGTGGCCCTGGGATTGGTTATTGGCTGGGTCATGCTTCGGGTACATCGCGCCATCAGTAAAGATACGGTTACCAACACCGCCCTAACCCTGTTGATTCCGTATGGGTCTTATCTGATTGCCGAAGAGCTTGATATTTCGGGCGTGTTGGTTGTCGTGACAGCGGGCCTGTATATCTCTGCACTAAGCAACAGCGTGTTTACCTATCAAAGTCGATTACAAACCAATTCCGTTTGGGCTGTCGTCGTCTTTTTGCTGAACGGACTGGTATTTATCCTTATTGGCCTTCAACTGCCAACCATCGTGTCGGAATTGAATGGGTATACACTTCCACAGGCGGTTACCTATGCCGGGTTGATTAGTGCGGTCGCCATTATTTGCCGGATCGTCTGGGTTTTTCCGGGCGCTTATGTACCTCGATGGCTAAGTAAAGGGATTCGGAAACGGGAAGCCAAACCAACCTGGCAACAAGTGAGTGTGATAAGTTGGGCGGGCATGCGGGGCGTGGTATCGCTGGCGGGTGCGCTTGCTCTGCCGCTCACGCTACCAAACGGCGAGCCGTTTCCGGGCCGCGACTTAATTTTGTTCATTACATTCGGCGTTATTTTTTGCACACTGGTATTGCAAGGCCTGACATTACCCGTATTAATTGATGAGTTAAAGGTACGGGAGGTGGTTGATGGAAAACAGGAGGAACGCCGATTGCGCCGGAAAATGGCGCAACAGGCCATTACGCATCTGGAAGCGAATCATTCGGCGGGCACAGTTCACGACGATGTGCTGAGCTACGTGAAAAATACGTATGAGTTGCGGATCAATGAACTCAATGGAATGATTCGGGCCAATACAACAGCCGAGCGTCCCGCCGAACTGTATCAACAGGCAATCCGACTTCAGTTAGAATTGCTTTCAATAGAACGAACGGTACTGAACGAACAACGCCGGGATAGTTTGCTGGACGATGACGTACTTCGCAAACTTGAACAGGAACTGGATCTGGAAGCCGCCCGACTATCATTGGTTCAGCCTGTCGAATGA
- a CDS encoding ion channel gives MNTKNRRLFNQTAKESQLVEQEVRRDDIGFGTKLTDSHSRLINQDGSFNIVRVNGTLWDRLNIYNRLITMSWVQFLSWLMIFYVTANTLFAGIYMLADPGMLKAADEKEIYGPFWKCFFFSSQTLTTVGYGHISPDSFLTSSIAAFESMMGLLAFALATGLLYGRFSRPIAHIRFSKQAVFAPYLDVNAWMFRIINCRANQLINLEVSVSMSRLEPKPDGTLSRKYYGLTLERNKVSFFPTNWTLVHPITDKSPLYGCTPEDLEQSDTEFLVSVQALDDTFVQSVHSRFSYRYDEVLWGRKFRPMFDGKQQTQVVKIDLNQLDDTEDAELN, from the coding sequence ATGAACACCAAAAACCGACGACTTTTCAATCAAACAGCGAAAGAGAGCCAATTAGTTGAGCAGGAAGTACGACGTGATGACATCGGTTTCGGCACCAAGTTAACGGATTCCCATTCCCGACTCATCAATCAGGACGGGAGTTTTAATATTGTTCGTGTTAACGGCACTTTATGGGATCGGCTGAATATTTACAACCGGCTTATTACCATGAGCTGGGTACAGTTTTTGAGCTGGCTCATGATTTTTTATGTGACAGCGAATACCTTATTCGCGGGCATTTACATGCTGGCCGATCCGGGAATGCTTAAAGCCGCCGATGAGAAGGAAATCTACGGCCCCTTCTGGAAATGCTTTTTCTTTAGCTCACAAACGCTCACCACGGTTGGCTATGGCCACATTTCGCCGGATAGCTTTCTCACCAGTTCCATTGCGGCTTTTGAATCCATGATGGGATTGCTGGCTTTTGCGCTGGCAACGGGCTTGCTCTACGGGCGGTTTTCGCGACCTATAGCTCATATCCGTTTTTCGAAACAAGCCGTATTCGCGCCCTATCTTGACGTAAACGCCTGGATGTTCCGCATCATCAACTGCCGCGCCAATCAGCTCATCAATCTGGAAGTCTCTGTATCAATGTCGCGGCTGGAACCCAAACCCGATGGCACATTGTCGCGCAAATATTACGGCCTTACACTCGAACGCAATAAAGTCTCCTTCTTTCCAACAAACTGGACACTAGTTCATCCAATTACCGACAAAAGCCCGCTGTATGGCTGTACACCCGAAGACCTTGAGCAATCGGACACAGAGTTCCTGGTTTCTGTTCAGGCCCTGGATGACACATTCGTGCAGAGTGTCCATAGTCGTTTCTCATACCGATACGACGAAGTGCTCTGGGGCCGGAAATTCCGACCTATGTTTGATGGAAAGCAACAAACACAAGTAGTAAAAATCGACCTGAATCAACTCGACGACACTGAAGATGCCGAGTTAAATTGA
- a CDS encoding S66 peptidase family protein produces the protein MILPPFLSPGDTVGVVAPASWFPYDELAEGLHILRDRWQLNVIEGDSLHAIDGPFAGSDDLRRADIQRLLDDPTVRAIFAARGGYGCYRIADGLDVSGLQANPKWFVGFSDVTVLLSLMTNHGLVSLHGLMPRQFGDPDRAESLESVRQWLFGELPTDYTVPAHYLNRQGQALGQLIGGNLTLLINSLGTPTDLDFNGKILFIEDIDETLFSLDRMMTQLHRAGRLASLAGLVVGQFTDMRANLSLPFGKDSYEIIADAVSDYDYPVLFNFPAGHVDYNLALPIGKVVKLVVQTEEARIDF, from the coding sequence GTGATTTTACCCCCTTTTTTATCCCCCGGCGATACGGTCGGTGTGGTGGCTCCGGCCAGTTGGTTTCCGTATGATGAACTGGCCGAAGGGCTGCATATTCTGCGCGACCGCTGGCAGCTTAACGTAATCGAAGGCGATAGTTTACATGCGATCGACGGCCCGTTTGCCGGTTCCGATGATCTTCGTCGGGCCGATATTCAACGCCTTTTGGACGACCCCACTGTACGGGCGATCTTCGCGGCACGGGGCGGCTATGGCTGCTACCGCATTGCCGATGGTCTGGACGTATCAGGCTTGCAGGCCAACCCAAAATGGTTCGTCGGCTTTAGCGATGTTACAGTGTTACTGAGCTTGATGACCAATCATGGACTTGTGAGTCTGCATGGTCTCATGCCAAGACAATTTGGTGATCCCGACCGGGCCGAATCGCTCGAATCGGTACGGCAATGGCTATTTGGCGAGTTGCCCACCGACTATACCGTTCCGGCGCATTACCTTAACCGACAGGGGCAAGCCTTGGGTCAACTGATAGGCGGCAATTTAACCTTACTGATCAACTCCCTCGGCACCCCCACCGACCTTGACTTCAACGGCAAAATCCTGTTCATTGAAGATATTGACGAAACGCTTTTCTCCCTCGACCGGATGATGACGCAACTTCACCGGGCCGGACGGCTGGCCAGCCTGGCGGGTCTGGTGGTGGGGCAGTTTACGGATATGCGAGCCAACCTGTCGCTGCCCTTCGGCAAAGATTCGTACGAGATTATTGCCGATGCTGTTTCTGACTATGATTATCCTGTTTTGTTCAATTTCCCCGCCGGGCATGTCGACTATAACTTAGCCCTGCCTATTGGCAAAGTGGTTAAATTGGTGGTACAAACAGAAGAAGCAAGAATTGACTTTTAA
- a CDS encoding SDR family oxidoreductase, protein MSVLFSDAVIWITGASSGIGEAVAMELAQHTGVRLVLSARRVDELERVAQQTQLPAAHVLVLPMDMSNIESLPDCVEAVRQRFGRIDYVFQNAGITQRSAVVDTDFSVYKRIMDVNFFGVVALTKAILPIMLAQQKGYFIVTSSVAGKLATKQRSGYCASKHALHGFFDSLRAETHAAGLRVTLVCPGYIRTAISVNAMGADGQPHGKMDANQEEGMTARAFAKRLLRSVVQEKEEVYIGGKETYAIYLKRFLPGLLSRILRNREGV, encoded by the coding sequence ATGTCTGTCCTTTTTTCTGATGCGGTGATTTGGATTACCGGTGCTTCGTCGGGCATTGGCGAAGCCGTTGCGATGGAATTGGCCCAGCATACAGGCGTTCGACTGGTGTTATCGGCCCGACGGGTCGATGAACTGGAGCGAGTGGCCCAACAAACACAACTTCCTGCCGCTCATGTGCTGGTGCTGCCAATGGACATGAGCAATATAGAAAGCCTGCCCGATTGTGTTGAAGCTGTGCGCCAGCGATTTGGGCGTATTGATTACGTATTCCAAAACGCGGGCATCACGCAGCGAAGCGCCGTTGTCGACACCGACTTTTCGGTTTACAAGCGCATCATGGATGTCAATTTCTTTGGTGTTGTTGCCCTCACGAAAGCCATTTTACCCATTATGCTGGCACAACAGAAGGGATATTTTATAGTAACAAGCAGCGTTGCGGGGAAATTAGCTACCAAACAGCGGTCGGGTTATTGTGCCAGCAAGCATGCGCTACACGGCTTTTTCGATTCTCTCCGGGCCGAAACCCACGCTGCCGGTTTGCGGGTGACGCTCGTTTGTCCGGGCTACATTCGCACCGCTATTTCTGTAAATGCTATGGGAGCCGATGGTCAGCCTCATGGCAAAATGGATGCGAATCAGGAAGAAGGCATGACGGCCCGGGCGTTTGCCAAACGGCTTCTGCGGTCCGTGGTTCAGGAAAAAGAGGAAGTGTACATAGGAGGCAAAGAGACCTATGCCATTTACCTCAAGCGATTTTTACCCGGCTTGCTGTCCCGCATTTTGCGAAACCGGGAAGGGGTTTAG